The following coding sequences are from one Streptomyces sp. NBC_00536 window:
- a CDS encoding aryl-sulfate sulfotransferase: MPAVAVAVAVAVAVAVDQNQRRRRGTGLIALDPEAAFEGLTLYAPLTGGGAVYLVNLRGECVHTWKLPYRPGRHARILPGGDLAYNGVLPGQDALFPMWHKYRGGVLGVHAPDGTVLREHRDPLQHHDAHHLDDGGILYTALEPLTGPEAATVRGGVPGSEANGTVWADTIKQVDADGREVWSWRASEHLDREAYPLHRDYAREHWPLINSVTPLADGNVLASLRSVSAVVVISRETGEVLWRTEPGTVSQQHHPTELADGNLLVFDNGVFRPGHDVPYSRVIEIDRSTGKIVWEYHDPAKESFFAPFMGAAQRLPNGNTLITDSPAGRLFEVTAEGLLVWEYVVPQFGGYEEAEVRGLFPAEPNAVFRAYRYAAAELPWLESGS; the protein is encoded by the coding sequence GTGCCCGCTGTCGCTGTCGCTGTCGCTGTCGCTGTCGCTGTCGCCGTCGACCAGAACCAGCGCCGCCGCCGCGGCACCGGTCTCATCGCCCTCGATCCGGAAGCGGCCTTCGAGGGCCTCACCCTCTACGCCCCGCTGACCGGCGGCGGCGCGGTGTACCTGGTGAACCTGCGCGGCGAGTGCGTCCACACCTGGAAGCTGCCGTACCGCCCCGGCCGCCACGCGCGCATCCTCCCCGGCGGAGACCTCGCCTACAACGGGGTGCTGCCCGGCCAGGACGCCCTGTTCCCGATGTGGCACAAGTACCGGGGCGGCGTCCTCGGCGTCCACGCCCCCGACGGGACGGTGCTGCGCGAACACCGCGACCCGCTCCAGCACCACGACGCCCACCACCTGGACGACGGCGGGATCCTCTACACCGCCCTCGAACCCCTCACCGGCCCGGAGGCGGCCACCGTCCGGGGCGGCGTGCCCGGATCCGAGGCGAACGGCACCGTGTGGGCCGACACGATCAAGCAGGTCGACGCCGACGGGCGCGAGGTGTGGTCCTGGCGCGCCTCCGAACACCTGGACCGCGAGGCCTACCCGCTGCACCGCGACTACGCCCGCGAACACTGGCCGCTGATCAACTCCGTCACCCCGCTCGCCGACGGCAACGTCCTCGCCAGCCTGCGCAGCGTCTCCGCCGTCGTGGTCATCAGCCGGGAGACCGGCGAGGTCCTGTGGCGCACCGAACCGGGCACCGTGTCCCAGCAGCACCACCCCACCGAGCTGGCGGACGGCAATCTGCTGGTCTTCGACAACGGGGTGTTCCGCCCGGGACACGACGTCCCCTATTCGCGGGTGATCGAGATCGACCGCTCCACCGGGAAGATCGTCTGGGAGTACCACGACCCCGCCAAGGAATCCTTCTTCGCCCCCTTCATGGGCGCCGCGCAACGCCTCCCGAACGGGAACACGCTGATCACCGACTCCCCGGCCGGGCGCCTCTTCGAGGTCACCGCCGAGGGCCTGCTGGTCTGGGAGTACGTCGTCCCCCAGTTCGGCGGCTACGAGGAGGCCGAGGTCCGCGGCCTCTTCCCCGCCGAGCCGAACGCGGTCTTCCGCGCCTACCGCTACGCGGCCGCGGAGCTGCCCTGGCTGGAGAGCGGATCATGA
- a CDS encoding helix-turn-helix domain-containing protein, whose product MTETPAAGDAASPGLGAAVRRRRRALDLTLAAVAERSGLSVPFLSQIENERARPSMRSLQRIADGLRTTAVELLAAADATDRGVDVVRAREDAGLASGAGVRPLVRGHHQMHALEFTGPQHADREFRHQGDELMYVADGEAEVEAEGRTYRLGRGDTLYLTGGVRHRWRATRPDTRVLLVSVSDRSPTD is encoded by the coding sequence ATGACGGAGACACCGGCCGCGGGCGACGCGGCGAGCCCGGGGCTCGGCGCCGCCGTACGCCGCCGCCGGCGGGCCCTCGACCTGACCCTGGCCGCCGTCGCGGAGCGCAGCGGCCTCTCCGTGCCCTTCCTCAGCCAGATCGAGAACGAGCGCGCCCGGCCCAGCATGCGCTCGCTCCAGCGCATCGCCGACGGCCTGCGGACCACCGCCGTCGAACTCCTCGCCGCCGCCGACGCCACGGACCGCGGCGTCGACGTGGTCCGCGCCCGGGAGGACGCGGGCCTGGCCTCCGGCGCCGGGGTCCGCCCCCTGGTCCGGGGCCACCACCAGATGCACGCCCTGGAGTTCACCGGCCCGCAGCACGCCGACCGCGAATTCCGGCACCAGGGCGACGAGTTGATGTACGTCGCGGACGGCGAGGCCGAGGTGGAGGCGGAGGGGCGCACCTACCGCCTCGGGCGGGGCGACACCCTCTACCTCACCGGAGGAGTGCGCCACCGCTGGCGCGCGACGCGTCCGGACACCCGCGTCCTGCTGGTCTCCGTCTCGGACCGCTCCCCCACCGACTGA
- a CDS encoding peroxidase, with amino-acid sequence MQSPPSPHHPTRRNVVRAGAGAAAVLAVGACPAPASAAAPGTAAPAPAAPATPRAAAAQALPLRTDATIQGDVLAGFRKDHVCLLLIHFHEPAMARRWLGKLLPELSTTDKVTRFNHEFSAARRLRGGVDPATMSVLWTGLSLTHPGLSALAGKDPFPAVPAGSTAEAFVEGAAARAGQLGDTGDSAPDGWLFGAAGADVHAVLTLAADDPKGLADAVDRHRNSLDRSMAEVVFRQDGATLPGALRGHEHFGFLDAISQPGVRGFDAPDPGIGTGVRGKPGTRLLPAGEFLVGHERVGHRPAGLPEWATGGSFHVVRRLAQDVPGWWEQAQACLAELKKSGAAPADAGPTWLAARMVGRWPGGAPVATCPAAERVPRPGEDIDGMLDFHDDPQGWTTPLFSHIRKSNPRAGLTPAPGRPPLPVSDLDNRRIIRRGIPFGPPHPAAAGHGGDGGSGARGNPPHDAARGLLFISHQADLVEQFEFIAKRWINNADFPPARHPVPGVDPVIGAGSAAAFECPSDTGSRATTLSFGRYVRTEGTVYAFTPSLPTLRALAAGRLETAIEVHPGTVLRPGDVLDAGAVRLGLETDGDLVLRDGDGRVLWKAGTAGAGAEARFSADGELSVHTEAGAVSWSSKTTGHPGARLLVRPSGDAVVLDGDRTLWRAAGEERKH; translated from the coding sequence TTGCAGAGCCCGCCCTCCCCGCACCACCCCACCCGCCGCAACGTCGTACGGGCCGGGGCCGGTGCCGCGGCCGTGCTCGCCGTCGGCGCCTGCCCCGCCCCGGCGAGCGCCGCGGCCCCCGGCACGGCCGCACCCGCCCCCGCCGCCCCGGCCACCCCCCGGGCCGCGGCGGCGCAGGCCCTGCCCCTGCGCACCGACGCCACCATCCAGGGCGATGTCCTCGCGGGCTTCCGCAAGGACCACGTCTGCCTGCTCCTCATCCACTTCCACGAGCCCGCGATGGCCCGCCGCTGGCTCGGCAAGCTCCTTCCCGAGCTGTCGACCACCGACAAGGTCACCCGGTTCAACCACGAGTTCAGCGCCGCGCGCAGGCTGCGGGGCGGCGTCGACCCGGCCACGATGTCCGTCCTGTGGACCGGCCTGAGCCTCACCCACCCCGGCCTGAGCGCCCTCGCCGGCAAGGACCCCTTCCCCGCCGTCCCGGCGGGCAGCACCGCCGAGGCCTTCGTCGAGGGCGCCGCCGCCCGCGCCGGGCAACTGGGCGACACCGGGGACAGCGCCCCCGACGGGTGGCTCTTCGGGGCGGCGGGTGCGGACGTGCACGCCGTCCTCACCCTGGCCGCCGACGACCCCAAGGGTCTGGCCGACGCCGTCGACCGGCACCGGAACTCCCTCGACCGTTCCATGGCCGAGGTGGTCTTCCGCCAGGACGGCGCCACCCTCCCCGGGGCACTGCGCGGACACGAGCACTTCGGGTTCCTCGACGCGATCAGCCAGCCCGGCGTACGCGGCTTCGACGCGCCCGACCCCGGGATCGGTACGGGCGTCCGGGGCAAGCCCGGTACCCGGCTGCTGCCGGCGGGTGAGTTCCTCGTCGGCCACGAACGCGTCGGCCACCGCCCCGCCGGACTGCCCGAGTGGGCCACCGGCGGCTCCTTCCACGTCGTACGCCGCCTCGCCCAGGACGTTCCCGGGTGGTGGGAGCAGGCGCAGGCGTGCCTGGCCGAGCTGAAGAAGTCCGGGGCGGCGCCCGCCGACGCGGGCCCGACCTGGCTCGCGGCCCGCATGGTCGGCCGCTGGCCCGGCGGCGCCCCGGTCGCCACCTGCCCCGCCGCCGAACGCGTACCGCGGCCCGGCGAGGACATCGACGGGATGCTCGACTTCCACGACGACCCGCAGGGCTGGACCACGCCCCTGTTCTCGCACATCCGCAAGAGCAACCCGCGCGCCGGACTCACCCCGGCCCCCGGGCGCCCGCCGCTGCCCGTCTCCGACCTGGACAACCGCCGCATCATCCGGCGCGGCATCCCCTTCGGCCCGCCCCACCCCGCCGCCGCCGGGCACGGCGGCGACGGTGGTTCCGGCGCCCGGGGCAACCCCCCGCACGACGCCGCGCGCGGGCTGCTCTTCATCAGCCACCAGGCCGACCTCGTCGAGCAGTTCGAGTTCATCGCGAAGCGCTGGATCAACAACGCGGACTTCCCGCCGGCCCGTCACCCGGTCCCCGGAGTCGACCCGGTGATCGGCGCCGGCTCGGCCGCGGCCTTCGAGTGCCCCTCGGACACCGGCAGCCGGGCCACCACCCTCTCCTTCGGCCGGTACGTCCGCACCGAGGGCACGGTGTACGCCTTCACCCCCTCGCTCCCCACCCTGCGCGCCCTGGCGGCGGGCAGGCTGGAGACGGCCATCGAGGTCCACCCCGGCACCGTGCTGCGGCCCGGGGACGTCCTGGACGCGGGCGCGGTCCGGCTGGGCCTGGAGACCGACGGAGACCTGGTCCTGCGCGACGGCGACGGCCGCGTCCTGTGGAAGGCGGGCACCGCCGGAGCGGGCGCCGAGGCGCGGTTCTCCGCCGACGGGGAACTGAGCGTCCACACCGAGGCCGGGGCGGTGAGCTGGTCCTCCAAGACCACCGGCCACCCGGGCGCCCGGCTGCTGGTCCGCCCGTCGGGCGACGCGGTCGTCCTCGACGGGGACCGGACGCTGTGGCGCGCGGCGGGGGAGGAGCGCAAGCACTGA
- a CDS encoding oleate hydratase has product MAKAYLVGAGIASLSAAALLIREGGFAGGDITLLEAQDRTGGSLDAAGDPDTGYTMRGGRMFELHFACTYDLLSSIPSLDAPGTSVTEDTFAFHEDFAWNDKARLVDATGQPVDTRSMGFSERDRLDLVACVATPESRLDGKRISDCFAPEFFTTNFWFMWCTTFAFEPWHSAIEFRRYLNRFVHLFKTFDTMSGIYRTRFNQYDSIVRPLQAWLRSNGVRFLMNTTVTDVELAAGDGITATALVLTRDGGAAERIPLAPEDLVFVTNGSMTANSTLGTTDTPAVLDTSAPDASWRLWQTLAAKRPHLGDPSVFDSSVADSTWGSFTVTTKDPTFFKAMEEFSGSEAGKGGLITFKDSGWLLTIVLNHQPHFHEQPDDTFVWWGYALFPDKKGDHVGKTMADCTGREILAEVLGHLRLAQSEQILESSVVRPALMPYITSQFLVRKAGDRPRVVPAGSTNLAFIGQYAEVPDDVVFTVEYSVRTAWTAVAELLHLDRRPPPVHKGGHDPKVLLEALHTMHRR; this is encoded by the coding sequence GTGGCCAAGGCCTATCTGGTGGGTGCGGGCATCGCTTCCCTGTCCGCCGCGGCACTGCTGATCAGGGAGGGCGGGTTCGCGGGCGGGGACATCACCCTCCTGGAGGCCCAGGACCGTACGGGCGGGAGCCTCGACGCGGCGGGCGATCCGGACACCGGCTACACCATGCGCGGCGGGCGGATGTTCGAGCTGCACTTCGCGTGCACCTACGACCTGCTGTCTTCCATCCCCTCGCTCGACGCGCCGGGCACCTCGGTCACCGAGGACACCTTCGCCTTCCACGAGGACTTCGCGTGGAACGACAAGGCCCGCCTGGTCGACGCCACCGGGCAGCCGGTCGACACCCGTTCGATGGGGTTCTCCGAGCGCGACCGGCTCGACCTGGTCGCCTGCGTGGCCACCCCCGAGTCGCGCCTCGACGGCAAGCGCATCTCCGACTGCTTCGCCCCGGAGTTCTTCACCACGAACTTCTGGTTCATGTGGTGCACGACCTTCGCCTTCGAACCGTGGCATTCGGCGATCGAGTTCCGGCGCTACCTCAACCGGTTCGTGCACCTCTTCAAGACCTTCGACACCATGTCGGGCATCTACCGGACCCGCTTCAACCAGTACGACTCGATCGTGCGCCCGCTCCAGGCATGGCTGCGGAGCAACGGCGTCCGGTTCCTCATGAACACCACCGTCACCGATGTCGAGCTGGCCGCCGGGGACGGCATCACCGCCACCGCCCTCGTCCTCACCCGCGACGGCGGCGCGGCCGAGCGGATCCCCCTCGCGCCCGAGGACCTCGTCTTCGTCACCAACGGGTCGATGACCGCGAACTCGACCCTCGGCACCACCGACACCCCCGCCGTCCTGGACACCTCCGCGCCCGACGCCTCGTGGCGGCTGTGGCAGACCCTCGCGGCCAAACGCCCCCACCTGGGCGACCCCTCGGTGTTCGACTCCTCCGTCGCGGACTCCACCTGGGGCTCCTTCACCGTGACCACCAAGGACCCCACGTTCTTCAAGGCCATGGAAGAGTTCTCCGGCAGCGAGGCGGGCAAGGGCGGACTGATCACCTTCAAGGACTCCGGCTGGCTGCTCACCATCGTCCTCAACCACCAGCCGCACTTCCACGAGCAGCCCGACGACACCTTCGTCTGGTGGGGCTACGCGCTGTTCCCGGACAAGAAGGGCGACCACGTCGGCAAGACGATGGCCGACTGCACGGGCCGCGAGATCCTCGCCGAGGTACTGGGCCACCTGCGCCTCGCGCAGAGCGAGCAGATCCTCGAATCGTCCGTCGTACGGCCCGCGCTGATGCCGTACATCACCAGCCAGTTCCTGGTCCGCAAGGCCGGTGACCGGCCGCGGGTCGTGCCCGCGGGCTCCACCAACCTGGCCTTCATCGGCCAGTACGCCGAGGTCCCCGACGACGTGGTGTTCACCGTCGAGTACTCGGTGCGCACCGCCTGGACCGCGGTCGCGGAGCTGCTGCACCTCGACCGGCGGCCCCCGCCCGTCCACAAGGGCGGCCACGACCCCAAGGTGCTGCTGGAGGCGCTCCACACCATGCACCGCCGCTGA
- a CDS encoding AAA family ATPase — translation MPYGTPLVGRGAELDRLERVLDGRAGSPAVVDLVGAAGIGKSRLLTAVCARARGRGLAVLRGRATEYERHIPFRLFTDAFADLDPELLRAVGAEAAPVAPVLYGVSAAPAPAPRPPAAAGPGAEPEGPDSPARNGRDARDPGDARDPGDAQDPGDTRDAGDHRAATPVDRFALHRATARLLGALGGRHGNGRGLLIALDDLHWADPASLELLDHLVRHPLRAPVRIVVARRDRQTSPSLAAALTRGVDTGAVLRLDLGPLDERACVEHLAPELAPARAARLYAASEGNPLYFLALLQGQTGPAVPAGDLTALLLDELTPLTAAQRRTAEAVAVLGDRATPALLAVVAEAPDAGRLDGDLGVLAHRDLLRPAPGGGWSLRHPVLRTVVHEHTEHRRRTGMHRRAAAALARAGTSAAVRAPHVERALTGWDPELAAVLLEAAGQSETTAPASCAHWLDVVLRVLPDAPAHAARRLDLVLRRARALSVCGELRESRDLLREVIAGAAADEDGAVRASAVTLCASMERHLGHYGAAVSLLRRELDRRPAPPPAASLALGLELGSSAPHALPYAEVRTTVLGTFGLAERLGNAPAAAGALAISALGEAYGGNVAAALEFADRAAARVDALADRELADLCEALARLSWAEFYLERFEDAERHAERGLAIARRSGPLHLLPHLLLCKAIVHMNTCRLGSALELTDEAESIARGIASDELLALVLANKAQVLIASLPPEDRGALTVAEEAVALAGPRTSWWTSLVWCVMSYAALHCGDPGRARAAMLRAGGGPELAGLQPSMRPLFLEALVTAAVTTGDLAAAEEWAALAGRDAERLGLPSQRASALRSAGQLLAGRGDPAAAAERYARAAEEAARSGATLWEAQALLTGSALTARAGDPGAAVGPWERGRRLAEAGGARLLTGLADLFPPAPPAALPELPRPTTATAPAAPAPTASGLPRPGLPLPGLTPREREIAALVTEGLTTPAIAARLYLSPRTVDTHLSHIFRKTGVASRSALAALAARSTA, via the coding sequence ATGCCGTACGGAACTCCATTGGTCGGCCGGGGGGCCGAACTCGACCGGCTGGAGCGGGTGCTCGACGGGCGGGCCGGGTCACCGGCCGTCGTCGACCTCGTCGGCGCGGCCGGGATCGGCAAGAGCCGGCTGCTCACCGCGGTGTGCGCGCGGGCCCGCGGGCGCGGCCTGGCCGTGCTGCGCGGGCGGGCCACCGAATACGAACGGCACATCCCCTTCCGGCTGTTCACCGACGCCTTCGCGGATCTGGACCCGGAGCTGCTGCGCGCGGTGGGGGCGGAGGCGGCGCCGGTGGCACCCGTCCTGTACGGGGTGTCCGCGGCCCCGGCCCCCGCCCCGAGGCCGCCCGCGGCCGCCGGGCCGGGAGCGGAGCCGGAGGGCCCGGATTCCCCCGCCCGAAACGGGCGGGACGCGCGGGACCCGGGGGACGCACGGGACCCGGGGGACGCACAGGACCCGGGCGACACGCGGGACGCGGGGGATCACCGCGCCGCGACGCCCGTCGACCGGTTCGCCCTGCACCGTGCGACCGCCCGGCTGCTCGGCGCCCTCGGCGGGCGCCACGGGAACGGGCGCGGCCTGCTCATCGCCCTCGACGACCTCCACTGGGCCGACCCGGCCTCGCTGGAGCTGCTCGACCACCTCGTGCGCCACCCGCTGCGCGCCCCCGTCCGCATCGTCGTGGCCCGGCGCGACCGGCAGACCTCTCCGTCGCTCGCCGCCGCGCTGACCCGGGGCGTCGACACCGGCGCCGTACTGCGCCTGGACCTCGGCCCCCTCGACGAGCGGGCCTGTGTGGAGCACCTCGCTCCGGAGCTGGCGCCCGCCCGGGCCGCCCGGCTGTACGCCGCGAGCGAGGGCAACCCGCTCTATTTCCTGGCCCTGCTCCAGGGGCAGACCGGCCCCGCGGTGCCCGCCGGTGACCTCACCGCGCTGCTGCTCGACGAACTGACCCCGCTCACCGCCGCGCAGCGCCGTACCGCGGAGGCCGTCGCCGTGCTCGGGGACCGCGCCACCCCCGCGCTGCTGGCGGTTGTCGCCGAGGCGCCCGACGCCGGGCGGCTCGACGGGGACCTGGGCGTACTGGCCCACCGGGACCTGCTGCGCCCCGCGCCCGGCGGCGGCTGGTCGCTGCGCCATCCGGTGCTGCGGACCGTGGTCCACGAGCACACCGAGCACCGGCGGCGCACGGGGATGCACCGGCGGGCGGCCGCGGCCCTGGCCCGGGCGGGCACCTCGGCGGCGGTCCGGGCGCCGCACGTCGAGCGGGCGCTGACCGGGTGGGACCCGGAGCTGGCGGCCGTCCTGCTGGAGGCGGCCGGGCAGTCCGAGACCACGGCCCCGGCGAGCTGCGCCCATTGGCTGGACGTGGTGCTGCGGGTGCTGCCCGACGCCCCGGCCCACGCCGCGCGCCGCCTGGACCTGGTGCTGCGGCGGGCGCGGGCGCTGAGCGTGTGCGGCGAGCTGCGGGAGAGCCGCGACCTGCTGCGCGAGGTGATCGCGGGGGCGGCCGCCGACGAGGACGGCGCGGTCCGCGCGAGCGCCGTGACCCTGTGCGCATCGATGGAGCGTCACCTCGGGCACTACGGCGCCGCCGTCTCGCTGCTGCGGCGCGAGCTGGACCGGCGGCCCGCCCCGCCCCCGGCCGCCTCGCTCGCCCTCGGGCTCGAACTCGGCTCGTCCGCGCCGCACGCCCTGCCCTATGCCGAGGTGCGGACCACGGTGCTGGGGACCTTCGGCCTGGCGGAGCGGCTCGGCAACGCCCCGGCCGCCGCGGGCGCGCTGGCGATCTCGGCGCTCGGGGAGGCGTACGGCGGGAACGTGGCCGCCGCCCTGGAGTTCGCCGACCGCGCCGCCGCCCGGGTGGACGCGCTGGCGGACCGGGAACTCGCGGACCTGTGCGAGGCGTTGGCCCGGCTGAGCTGGGCCGAGTTCTATCTGGAACGGTTCGAGGACGCGGAGCGGCACGCGGAGCGCGGACTGGCCATCGCCCGCCGGAGCGGCCCCCTCCACCTGCTGCCGCACCTGCTGCTGTGCAAGGCGATCGTGCACATGAACACCTGTCGGCTCGGCAGCGCGCTGGAGCTGACGGACGAGGCGGAGAGCATCGCCCGCGGCATCGCCAGCGACGAACTCCTCGCGCTGGTGCTGGCGAACAAGGCCCAGGTGCTGATCGCGTCGCTGCCGCCGGAGGACCGCGGCGCGCTCACGGTCGCCGAGGAGGCGGTCGCCCTGGCCGGGCCGCGGACCAGCTGGTGGACCTCGCTCGTGTGGTGCGTGATGAGCTACGCCGCCCTGCACTGCGGTGACCCGGGGCGGGCCCGGGCCGCGATGCTGCGGGCGGGCGGCGGGCCGGAGCTCGCGGGCCTCCAGCCGTCGATGCGCCCCCTGTTCCTGGAGGCCCTGGTGACCGCCGCGGTCACCACCGGCGACCTGGCCGCCGCCGAGGAGTGGGCCGCCCTGGCCGGGCGGGACGCGGAACGCCTCGGGCTGCCCTCCCAGCGGGCCTCGGCCCTGCGCAGCGCGGGCCAGCTGCTGGCGGGCCGCGGCGACCCGGCCGCGGCGGCGGAGCGGTACGCCCGGGCGGCCGAGGAGGCCGCGCGCTCGGGTGCGACCCTGTGGGAGGCCCAGGCCCTGCTGACCGGCTCGGCCCTGACGGCGCGGGCCGGTGACCCCGGCGCGGCGGTGGGCCCGTGGGAGCGGGGCCGCCGGCTGGCCGAGGCCGGGGGCGCGCGGCTGCTGACGGGCCTCGCGGACCTCTTCCCTCCGGCGCCGCCCGCGGCCCTCCCGGAACTCCCCCGGCCCACCACTGCCACCGCTCCCGCCGCTCCGGCCCCGACCGCCTCAGGACTCCCCCGGCCCGGGCTCCCGCTCCCCGGGCTCACCCCGCGCGAGCGGGAGATCGCGGCCCTGGTGACGGAGGGTCTGACCACCCCGGCCATCGCGGCCCGGCTCTACTTGAGCCCGCGCACGGTCGACACCCACCTCTCGCACATCTTCCGCAAGACGGGTGTCGCCAGCCGCTCGGCCCTGGCCGCCCTCGCCGCCCGCAGCACGGCATGA
- a CDS encoding M1 family metallopeptidase codes for MRPTPHKTLAATALAVAALTAATLSGTPAAATPRTAPVAAACTPAQVVANGGFESGTSPWTQSQTGIITNRSGQSAHGGTQFGWLNGVGSTHTDTLSQSVTIPSGCSTATLTFWLHIDTAETTTSTKYDKLTAKIGTTTLATYSNLDKNTGYVQKSLDVSAFAGQTVSLSFTGTEDSSLQTSFVVDDVALDTSGGTTPPGDSTRTPSAPSYTVSLTSNTSGTGWTGHESATFTNASATALSEVYLRLWDNYHGTCSAMPISVTNVTGGTAGALSVGCTALQITLPTPLTQGQSATIGFDLGITVPSGADRFGYDGAFSMVGNALPVLAVRDGAGWHLDPYTNNGESFYALASDFRVTLDHPTSLLVPATGASVDAPGTSGRTVTTATATKVREFAWAAGPFSKISGTSAAGTPVNIYSVSGISSSDAQSMLTTAKSAVDAHSARFGAYPYGELDAVIDNNYWFGGMEYPGFVLDLVSTTALTHEIAHQWWYGIVGDDEYTSPWLDEAFTDYATDLAQNKTGASCWNSVSWAGTAEKITNSMGYWDAHSSRYSTVVYGYGKCALHDLRRVLGDTVMAKLLKDYAAAHWYGVSTTAEFKAAAQAATTTDLTSFWTQHRIEG; via the coding sequence GTGAGACCGACCCCCCACAAGACCCTCGCCGCGACCGCACTCGCCGTCGCGGCGCTGACCGCCGCCACCCTGTCCGGGACCCCGGCGGCGGCCACACCGCGGACGGCCCCCGTGGCCGCCGCCTGCACCCCGGCCCAGGTCGTCGCCAACGGCGGCTTCGAGAGCGGCACTTCGCCCTGGACCCAGTCGCAGACCGGCATCATCACCAACCGCTCCGGTCAGAGCGCCCACGGCGGCACTCAGTTCGGCTGGCTGAACGGCGTCGGCAGCACGCACACCGACACCCTCTCCCAGAGCGTCACGATCCCGTCCGGATGCAGCACCGCCACGCTCACCTTCTGGCTGCACATCGACACGGCCGAGACGACCACGTCCACGAAGTACGACAAGCTGACGGCGAAGATCGGCACCACGACGCTGGCGACGTACTCGAACCTGGACAAGAACACCGGCTACGTACAGAAGTCGCTGGACGTGTCGGCCTTCGCGGGCCAGACCGTGAGCCTCTCCTTCACCGGAACCGAGGACTCCAGCCTCCAGACCAGCTTCGTCGTCGACGACGTGGCCCTGGACACCTCCGGCGGCACGACCCCGCCCGGGGACTCCACCCGTACGCCGTCCGCGCCCTCCTACACGGTCAGCCTGACCAGCAACACCAGCGGCACCGGCTGGACCGGCCACGAGAGCGCGACCTTCACCAACGCCTCGGCCACCGCGCTCAGCGAGGTGTACCTGCGGCTCTGGGACAACTACCACGGCACCTGCTCCGCCATGCCCATCTCGGTCACCAACGTCACCGGTGGCACGGCGGGCGCGCTCTCGGTCGGCTGCACGGCCCTGCAGATCACCCTGCCGACGCCGCTGACCCAGGGGCAGAGCGCGACGATCGGATTCGACCTCGGCATCACGGTCCCCAGCGGCGCCGACCGGTTCGGTTACGACGGGGCCTTCAGCATGGTCGGCAACGCCCTGCCGGTGCTCGCGGTCAGGGACGGGGCGGGCTGGCACCTCGACCCGTACACCAACAACGGCGAGTCCTTCTACGCGCTGGCCTCCGACTTCCGCGTGACCCTCGACCACCCGACGAGCCTGCTCGTACCGGCCACCGGCGCGTCCGTCGACGCCCCGGGCACCAGCGGCCGTACGGTCACCACCGCCACCGCCACCAAGGTCCGCGAGTTCGCCTGGGCGGCCGGTCCGTTCAGCAAGATCTCCGGCACCTCGGCGGCCGGGACCCCGGTCAACATCTACTCCGTCTCGGGCATCAGCTCGTCCGACGCGCAGTCGATGCTCACCACCGCCAAGTCCGCCGTGGACGCCCACTCCGCCCGGTTCGGCGCCTATCCGTACGGCGAACTGGACGCGGTGATCGACAACAACTACTGGTTCGGCGGCATGGAGTACCCCGGCTTCGTCCTCGACCTGGTCAGCACCACCGCGCTGACCCACGAGATCGCCCACCAGTGGTGGTACGGGATCGTCGGCGACGACGAGTACACCAGCCCCTGGCTCGACGAGGCGTTCACCGACTACGCCACCGACCTCGCGCAGAACAAGACCGGCGCGAGCTGCTGGAACAGCGTCTCGTGGGCCGGGACGGCTGAGAAGATCACCAACTCGATGGGCTACTGGGACGCCCACTCCTCCCGCTACTCCACCGTCGTCTACGGCTACGGCAAGTGCGCCCTGCACGACCTGCGCCGCGTCCTGGGCGACACCGTCATGGCGAAGCTGCTCAAGGACTACGCCGCGGCGCACTGGTACGGCGTCTCGACCACCGCCGAGTTCAAGGCGGCCGCCCAGGCCGCCACGACCACCGACCTGACCTCGTTCTGGACCCAGCACCGCATCGAGGGCTGA